In Rhodamnia argentea isolate NSW1041297 chromosome 11, ASM2092103v1, whole genome shotgun sequence, one genomic interval encodes:
- the LOC115750531 gene encoding probable phosphoribosylformylglycinamidine synthase, chloroplastic/mitochondrial, with the protein MACAGEITAAEFLKGTSRQTLFLQRNAQRRRTHLLWGTLQRQNLAGWANNGRRISLRCRAQAKPKAVVSEGVGSAVEEESALSEKPAKEVIHFFRVPLIQENATSELLKSVQTKVSNQIVGLKTEQCFNIGLDSRLSSEKLSVLKWLLQETYEPENLGTESFLEKKRQEGLITAVVEVGPRLSFTTAWSANAVSICRACGLSEVTRLERSRRYLLYSKVPLQDHHIYEFAQMVHDRMTECVYAQRLTSFETSVVPEEVRYIPVMERGRKALEEINEQMGLAFDEQDLQYYTRLFREDIKRDPTTVELFDIAQSNSEHSRHWFFTGKMVIDGQSMNRTLMQIVKSTLQANPNNSVIGFKDNSSAIKGFPVNQLRPVQPGSTCPLNETSRELDILFTAETHNFPCAVAPYPGAETGAGGRIRDTHATGRGSFVTAGTTGYTSGNLNQEGSYAPWENLSFSYPSNLASPLQILIDASNGASDYGNKFGEPLIQGFTRTFGMRLPSGERREWLKPIMFSGGIGQIDHSHILKGEPDIGMLVVKIGGPAYRIGMGGGAASSMVSGQNDAELDFNAVQRGDAEMAQKLYRVVRACIEMGEKNPIISIHDQGAGGNCNVVKEIIYPKGAEIDIRAIVVGDHTMSVLEIWGAEYQEQDAILVEPESRELLQSICERERVSMAVIGSINGQGRVVLVDSQLTKKSKESGLPPAPPAVDLELEKVLGDMPQKCFEFQRVVHPLEPLDIAPGITVMDSLKRVLRLPSVGSKRFLTTKADRCVTGLVAQQQTVGPLQITLADVAVIAQTYNNLTGGACAIGEQPIKGLLDPKAMARLAVGEALTNLVWAKVTSLSDVKASGNWMYAAKLDGEGAAMYDAATALSEAMIELGIAIDGGKDSLSMAAHAAGEVVKAPGNLVISVYVTCPDITKTVTPDLKLGDDGFLLHIDLAEGKRRLGGSALAQVFDQIGDECPDLDDVSYLKRVFDGVQNLIDDEMISAGHDISDGGLLVSVLEMAFAGNCGFILSLDSRGNSLFQTLFAEELGLILEVSKKNLDIVLGKLSEVGVSSQIIGRVTSTPVIDLKVDGVTHLNEDTALLRDLWEETSFNIEKLQRLASCVDQEKEGLKSRHEPSWNLSFIPSFTDQKYITASLKPKVAVIREEGSNGDREMSAAFYAAGFEPWDVAMSDLLNGSVSLNEFRGIVFVGGFSYADVLDSAKGWSASIRFNEPLLAQFQEFYRRPDTFSLGVCNGCQLMALLGWVPGPQVGGVLGAGGDPSQPRFIHNESGRFECRFSSVTIKDSPAMMFKGMEGSTLGIWTAHGEGRAYFPDDGVLDRVLHSHLVPLRYCDDDGNPTEAYPFNVNGSPLGVAAICSPDGRHLAMMPHPERCFLMWQFPWYPKHWDVEKKGPSPWLRMFQNARAWCLETTGKA; encoded by the exons ATGGCGTGTGCTGGAGAAATCACAGCTGCCGAGTTCTTGAAG GGCACCAGTAGGCAGACTTTGTTTTTGCAGAGAAATGCACAAAGACGACGGACCCATTTGCTTTGGGGTACGCTTCAAAGACAGAATTTAGCGGGGTGGGCGAATAACGGTAGGAGGATTTCTTTGAGATGCCGTGCTCAAGCGAAGCCTAAAGCTGTGGTTTCCGAGGGTGTGGGCAGTGCTGTTGAAGAAGAATCAGCTTTAAGCGAAAAACCCGCCAAAGAAGTCATACATTTTTTCCGCGTTCCATTGATTCAAGAGAATGCAACTTCAGAACTCCTCAAATCAGTTCAGACCAAAGTGTCCAATCAGATTGTTGGCTTGAAGACGGAGCAGTGTTTTAACATCGGGCTTGATTCGAGGCTTTCTAGCGAAAAACTTTCGGTTCTCAAGTGGCTCCTTCAAGAAACGTACGAGCCGGAGAATTTGGGGACTGAGAGCTTTCTTGAGAAGAAGAGGCAAGAAGGCTTAATTACGGCTGTAGTTGAGGTTGGGCCAAGATTATCATTTACGACAGCTTGGTCTGCTAATGCAGTATCCATTTGTCGTGCTTGTGGGTTGAGTGAAGTGACAAGATTGGAGAGATCGCGAAGATACTTGTTGTACAGTAAGGTTCCTTTGCAGGATCATCACATTTATGAGTTTGCCCAAATGGTTCATGATCGGATGACGGAGTGCGTTTATGCCCAGAGGCTGACATCTTTTGAGACCAGTGTGGTGCCTGAGGAAGTGCGTTATATACCTGTCATGGAGAGGGGTCGAAAGGCTTTGGAGGAGATCAATGAGCAAATGGGCTTGGCTTTTGATGAGCAAGACTTGCAATATTACACTAGGTTGTTTCGAGAGGATATTAAGCGTGATCCAACGACTGTGGAGTTATTCGATATCGCACAGTCGAACAGCGAACATAGCAGGCACTGGTTCTTCACTGGGAAGATGGTCATCGATGGACAGTCCATGAATAGAACTCTGATGCAGATTGTGAAGAGCACTTTGCAGGCCAATCCAAATAATTCCGTCATTGGGTTCAAGGACAACTCAAGCGCAATCAAGGGCTTCCCTGTAAACCAGTTGCGACCTGTTCAGCCGGGTTCAACATGTCCATTGAATGAAACAAGTCGGGAACTGGACATCTTGTTTACAGCTGAGACCCATAACTTCCCATGTGCAGTTGCACCTTACCCTGGTGCAGAGACAGGAGCTGGTGGCCGAATCAGGGACACCCATGCCACTGGGAGGGGGTCTTTTGTCACTGCAGGTACAACCGGTTACACTAGTGGAAACTTAAACCAGGAGGGGTCTTATGCTCCTTGGGAGAATCTGTCCTTCTCATATCCATCGAATTTGGCTTCACCTCTGCAGATCCTCATTGACGCTAGCAATGGTGCCTCAGATTATGGGAACAAATTTGGGGAGCCACTGATTCAGGGGTTCACCAGGACTTTTGGCATGAGACTTCCCAGTGGGGAGAGGCGTGAGTGGTTGAAGCCTATAATGTTCAGTGGAGGCATTGGACAGATTGACCACAGTCATATATTAAAAGGGGAGCCTGACATAGGAATGTTGGTTGTAAAGATTGGAGGGCCCGCTTATCGAATTGGAATGGGAGGCGGGGCAGCATCGAGCATGGTTAGCGGGCAAAATGATGCTGAGCTCGATTTTAACGCTGTTCAGCGTGGAGATGCTGAGATGGCTCAGAAGTTATATCGTGTTGTTCGTGCGTGTATCGAAATGGGGGAGAAGAACCCTATCATCAGCATTCATGATCAGGGAGCAGGTGGAAACTGTAACGTCGTCAAGGAGATTATATACCCAAAAGGTGCTGAGATCGATATTAGAGCTATTGTAGTAGGCGACCACACCATGTCTGTTCTGGAGATTTGGGGTGCAGAATATCAGGAGCAAGATGCAATCTTGGTGGAGCCTGAAAGCCGTGAACTATTGCAATCGATATGTGAAAGGGAGAGGGTTTCCATGGCCGTCATAGGAAGTATAAATGGTCAAGGACGAGTTGTTTTGGTTGATAGTCAGCTTaccaaaaaatccaaagaaagtGGACTCCCACCTGCTCCTCCTGCCGTGGATCTCGAGCTTGAGAAAGTGCTTGGCGACATGCCCCAAAAATGCTTTGAGTTCCAGCGTGTGGTCCATCCACTAGAGCCGCTTGATATTGCTCCTGGAATCACAGTGATGGATTCTCTGAAGAGGGTACTGAGACTTCCATCTGTTGGTTCGAAACGGTTCTTGACAACTAAGGCGGATCGTTGTGTGACAGGTCTGGTGGCACAGCAACAGACTGTGGGCCCCTTGCAGATCACACTAGCAGATGTTGCTGTTATTGCTCAGACGTATAACAACCTGACAGGAGGTGCATGTGCCATAGGAGAGCAGCCGATCAAAGGTCTTTTGGACCCAAAAGCGATGGCTCGGTTGGCCGTTGGAGAAGCACTCACAAACCTAGTTTGGGCCaaagttacttctctttctGATGTCAAGGCTAGCGGCAACTGGATGTACGCTGCCAAGCTTGACGGGGAAGGGGCAGCCATGTATGATGCTGCGACAGCTCTTTCTGAAGCAATGATAGAGCTTGGGATTGCTATTGATGGCGGAAAGGACAGTTTGTCCATGGCAGCCCACGCCGCAGGGGAGGTGGTCAAGGCCCCTGGAAATCTTGTGATCAGTGTCTATGTCACATGCCCTGACATCACCAAAACAGTGACGCCAGATCTCAAACTGGGCGATGATGGTTTCCTGCTTCACATCGATTTGGCAGAGGGGAAACGAAGGTTAGGTGGATCTGCTCTGGCGCAGGTTTTTGACCAAATTGGGGATGAGTGTCCTGATCTCGACGATGTTTCTTACCTTAAGAGGGTATTTGACGGAGTTCAGAATCTCATTGATGATGAAATGATATCGGCCGGTCATGATATTAGCGATGGAGGGCTCTTGGTTTCAGTTCTCGAGATGGCATTTGCAGGTAACTGTGGCTTTATCCTAAGTCTGGATTCTCGTGGAAATAGCCTATTCCAAACGCTATTTGCGGAAGAGCTTGGACTTATCCTCGAGGTCAGCAAGAAGAACTTGGATATTGTGTTGGGAAAGCTCTCTGAGGTGGGTGTTTCTTCTCAGATCATTGGCCGAGTTACTTCTACTCCCGTGATAGATTTGAAGGTTGATGGGGTAACGCACCTGAATGAGGACACTGCTCTCCTTCGAGACTTGTGGGAAGAAACCAGCTTTAATATTGAGAAACTCCAAAGGTTGGCTTCATGCGTAGATCAAGAGAAGGAAGGATTGAAGTCCAGGCACGAACCTTCTTGGAATTTGTCCTTCATTCCTTCGTTCACTGATCAAAAGTACATAACTGCCTCTTTGAAGCCCAAAGTAGCTGTTATTCGAGAAGAAGGCAGCAATGGAGACCGAGAAATGTCTGCTGCATTTTATGCTGCTGGGTTTGAACCGTGGGATGTTGCAATGTCGGACCTTCTTAATGGATCTGTCTCTCTGAATGAATTTCGTGGAATAGTCTTCGTTGGAGGGTTCAGCTATGCTGATGTGCTCGATTCAGCCAAAGGTTGGTCAGCTTCTATACGATTCAACGAACCTCTTCTCGCTCAGTTTCAGGAGTTCTACAGGCGGCCTGATACATTCAGTCTCGGTGTCTGCAATGGATGTCAACTCATGGCCCTGCTGGGATGGGTTCCAGGTCCCCAGGTTGGGGGAGTTCTTGGAGCTGGTGGGGACCCATCACAGCCACGGTTCATCCATAATGAGTCTGGCCGTTTTGAGTGTCGTTTCTCTAGTGTAACAATAAAGGATTCACCTGCCATGATGTTCAAAGGAATGGAGGGTAGTACGCTGGGCATATGGACTGCTCATGGCGAGGGAAGGGCGTATTTCCCAGATGATGGTGTCCTTGATCGTGTGCTGCATTCACATCTGGTGCCGCTGAGATACTGTGATGATGACGGAAATCCAACTGAAGCCTATCCTTTCAATGTGAATGGCTCTCCTTTAGGAGTGGCTGCTATATGTTCTCCTGATGGAAGACATCTAGCTATGATGCCTCATCCCGAGCGTTGCTTTTTGATGTGGCAATTCCCCTGGTACCCAAAGCATTGGGATGTGGAGAAGAAAGGACCTAGCCCATGGTTGCGTATGTTCCAGAATGCAAGAGCATGGTGCCTCGAGACAACTG GCAAAGCTTAA